One Neodiprion pinetum isolate iyNeoPine1 chromosome 1, iyNeoPine1.2, whole genome shotgun sequence genomic window carries:
- the LOC124211180 gene encoding SH3 domain-binding glutamic acid-rich protein homolog codes for MVVKVYISGISGNKEVKKRQQRVLMILESKNVPYEVTDITEPGKEAEKEFMQSKSNPKDSKYPLPPQLFNDEEYCGDYEDFDLANEIDELEKFLKVTPAISTAEITLGSKSPPKETQQNGNTSSREPSIEKPASTTEPESTAERRSSTIEETQTSEPKVVENETAESNESVEAPKDEVKDTQEDNTEVSDDAADKNEEKSDDQAKEE; via the exons ATGGTTGTAAAAGTTTACATATCAGGGATTAGTGGAAATAAGGAA GTAAAAAAACGACAGCAACGGGTACTTATGATTCTGGAGAGTAAAAATGTCCCATATGAAGTAACAGATATCACAGAGCCAGGAAAAGAGGCGGAGAAGGAGTTCATGCAGAGTAAAAGTAACCCAAAAGATAGCAAGTATCCACTACCACCGCAATTATTCAACGATGAAGAATATTGTGga GATTACGAAGACTTTGATCTGGCCAATGAAATTGACGAACTAGAGAAGTTCCTCAAAGTTACACCTGCAATTAGCACTGCAGAAATAACCCTTGGAAGTAAATCTCCGCCTAaagaaacgcagcaaaatGGAAATACATCTAGCCGAGAG CCATCTATCGAAAAACCTGCATCAACGACTGAACCAGAAAG TACTGCCGAAAGGAGATCTTCGACGATTGAAGAGACTCAAACCAGTGAACCGAAGGTGGTAGAAAACGAGACTGCCGAATCGAACGAATCAGTAGAAGCACCCAAAGATGAGGTAAAAGACACACAAGAGGATAACACTGAAGTATCCGACGATGCTGCTGATAAAAATGAGGAGAAATCTGATGACCAAGCAAAGGAAGAATAG
- the hgo gene encoding homogentisate 1,2-dioxygenase: MKDELKYLTGFGSEFSTEDERCPNALPVGQNNPQKCPYGLYAEQLSGTAFTAPRLENKRSWLYRIRPSALHEPFVPANEATYLTHNWDEIPPNPNQMRWKPFDVPTRQDPAVDFVQGLHTVCGAGDARVRSGIAIHVYLCNASMRDKALYNADGDFLIVPQLGALQITTEFGKMRVEPNEICVIQQGMRFSITVLGPSRGYILEVFDNHFQLPNLGPIGANGLANPRDFMTPVAWFEEREAPFTIICKYQGKLFAASQGHSPFDVVAWHGNYVPYKYDLDRFMVVNSVSFDHCDPSIFTVLTCPSNKPGTAVADFVIFPPRWSVQEHTFRPPYYHRNCMSEFMGLIKGRYEAKEEGFQAGGASLHSMMTPHGPDAACFEGASNAELRAERIADGTQAFMFESSFSLAVTKWGEHTCQRLDAEYYRCWQGLKKNFDLQAIGENLPSVN, encoded by the exons ATGAAGGACGAACTCAAG TACCTAACCGGTTTTGGCTCCGAATTTTCCACCGAGGACGAACGCTGTCCAAACGCTCTGCCAGTTGGCCAGAATAATCCACAAAAATGCCCTTATGGCCTTTACGCCGAACAACTATCTGGCACTGCTTTTACCG cACCGAGACTAGAGAATAAAAGAAGCTGGCTGTACCGCATCAGACCATCAGCACTTCACGAACCGTTTGTTCCTGCAAATGAAGCCACATATCTAACACACAACTGGGATGAAATTCCACCGAACCCGAACCAG ATGCGGTGGAAGCCCTTTGACGTACCGACTCGACAAGACCCTGCAGTTGACTTCGTTCAAGGTCTCCACACGGTCTGTGGTGCCGGGGACGCTCGAGTCCGTTCTGGTATCGCCATCCACGTTTATCTTTGCAACGCGTCGATGCGTGACAAAGCCCTCTACAACGCCGATGGCGACTTCTTGATCG TGCCCCAACTCGGCGCTTTGCAAATCACAACCGAATTCGGCAAGATGAGGGTAGAGCCGAACGAGATATGCGTCATACAGCAGGGCATGCGTTTCTCGATTACTGTGCTCGGTCCATCGCGGGGCTACATCCTCGAGGTCTTCGACAATCACTTTCAGCTACCAAACCTCGGACCGATTG GTGCCAACGGACTTGCCAACCCCCGTGACTTCATGACACCGGTGGCGTGGTTTGAAGAACGCGAAGCACCGTTCACGATAATCTGCAAATATCAGGGTAAACTGTTCGCCGCATCTCAAGGTCACAGTCCCTTCGACGTTGTTGCCTGGCACGGAAATTACGTACCCTATAAGTACGATCTGGATCGGTTCATGGTCGTGAACTCTGTGTCCTTCGATCACTGT GATCCGTCGATTTTCACTGTCCTCACTTGCCCGTCCAACAAGCCTGGTACCGCCGTTGCGGACTTTGTGATATTTCCACCAAGATGGTCGGTTCAAGAACACACGTTCAGACCTCCGTATTACCATC GAAATTGTATGAGCGAGTTTATGGGCTTGATAAAGGGTCGTTACGAAGCCAAGGAAGAGGGATTTCAAGCCGGAGGTGCCTCTCTGCATTCGATGATGACGCCACACGGACCGGATGCCGCATGCTTCGAAGGTGCATCCAACGCAGAATTGCGAGCTGAACGAATTGCCGATGGGACCCAAGCCTTCATGTTCGAATCCTCATTTAGTCTTGCTGTAACGAAATGGGGTGAACACACCTGCCAGCGTCTTGACGCCGAATACTACCGCTGTTGGCAAGgtctgaagaaaaatttcgatcttcaGGCTATTGGGGAAAATTTACCTAGCGTAAATTAG
- the kri gene encoding uracil phosphoribosyltransferase homolog isoform X1: protein MGSGDTATVINKISSDSGNEIIEEYGPNLRVLPTNNQVKELQTILRDKNTTRSDFKFYADRLIRLVIEESLNQLPFSKCSVTTPTGAKYKGLKYQKGNCGVSIVRSGEAMEQGLRDCCRSIRIGKILVESDVDTHEAKVVYAKFPDDIAERKVLLMYPIMSTGNTVIKAIAVLKEHNVLEENIILSNLFCTPFAAKTLVTAFPKMKILSSEIHHVAPNHFGQKYFGCSYHGVTGPPNAPMKNV from the exons ATGGGAAGTGGAGACACGGCAACTGTAATAAATAAGATATCGAGTGACAGTGGCAATGAAATTATCGAAGAGTACGGCCCGAATTTAAGAGTATTACCAACAAATAACCAGGTCAAAGAATTGCAAACTATATTACGTGACAA GAACACAACGAGAAGCGATTTTAAATTCTACGCAGACCGTTTG ATCAGACTTGTCATAGAAGAAAGCCTCAATCAATTaccattttcaaaatgttccgTGACAACGCCGACAGGTGCCAAGTACAAGGGACTCAAATATCAAAAAGGCAATTGTGGCGTGTCTATAGTTAGAAGTGGCGAAGCTATGGAACAG GGTCTCAGGGACTGTTGCCGTAGTATAAGAATTGGTAAAATATTGGTCGAAAGTGATGTTGACACTCATGAGGCTAAAGTTGTCTATGCTAAATTTCCAGACGATATAGCCGAAAGAAAGGTTCTCTTAATGTATCCGATAATGA GTACCGGAAATACTGTGATAAAAGCGATAGCTGTGTTAAAAGAACACAATGTGTTGGAGGAAAATATCATCCTCTCTAATTTATTCTGTACACCATTTGCTGCCAAAACTCTAGTCACTGCCTTCCCTAAG ATGAAGATCTTATCCTCGGAAATTCACCACGTCGCGCCGAATCACTTTGGGCAAAAGTACTTTG GCTGTTCATACCATGGTGTGACGGGCCCTCCTAATGCAccaatgaaaaatgtttga
- the ABCB7 gene encoding iron-sulfur clusters transporter ABCB7, mitochondrial, with product MLGFALWNRLLRSGLNDRELWIKTVTFSSCAAKRVVLYRGSTQSYHLRGSPITVIGLRYCSGNVIDRAQKKKNVPQSKPVVTPVKISSVVTGVTGGKPGQQKRNCFHPGVSSMSRDAINFGDRPPVTSQDMIKGMLSYIWPKDDPAIRRRVQLALGLLVGAKVLNVTVPFIFKYAIDTLNTQMVAVGGEPVLSMATAPETVATVGTSLLIGYGIARAGAAGINELRNAVFAKVAQHSIRKIAKNVFLHLHNMDLAFHLGRQTGALSKTIDRGSRGINFVLTAMVFNVVPTIFELALVSTILGVKCGPEFAAVALGCVGIYTAYTLSVTQWRTKFRVYMNQAENEAGNKAIDSLINYETVKYFNNEQYEADRYNQSLKKYEAASLKTSTSLAMLNFGQHAIFSGALSLIMVLTAKNIVNGTMTVGDLVMVNALLFQLSVPLGFLGSVYREVRQALIDMQTMFTLMMMDSSIKNKEKTIPFLVTPSTSEITFKNVNFQYIEGKPIFQDLNFTIPSGKKVAIVGGSGSGKSSIVRLLYRFFEPQEGDIYINGQNIRDVNMDDLRKSIAIVPQDSVLFHDTIFYNLHYGNLSSTEEDVYKATEMANLHASILKWPKGYQTQVGERGLKLSGGEKQRVAIARAILKNSPILVFDEATSSLDSITEHNILEALRRATVGRTSIVIAHRLSTVMDADEILVLDGGKLVEQGTHSELIAKPNSLYNRLWEAQHMGMTKKKVDANN from the exons ATGTTGGGCTTTGCTTTATGGAATCGTCTTCTAAGATCCGGGCTAAATGACAGAGAACTTTGGATAAAAACTGTCACATTTTCGTCCTGTGCCGCGAAACGTGTCGTTTTGTACAGAGGTTCGACACAGAGTTATCATCTTCGTGGGTCACCTATTACAGTAATTGGACTAAGG TACTGTAGTGGCAATGTCATCGACCGAGcgcaaaagaagaaaaatgtaccACAATCAAAACCTGTGGTCACACCGGTTAAAATTTCATCGGTAGTAACCGGTGTAACTGGTGGTAAACCAGGTCAACAAAAGCGAAACTGTTTCCACCCTGGAGTGTCGAGTATGAGTAGAGACGCTATCAACTTTGGAGATCGGCCTCCAGTCACAAGCCAAGACATGATTAAGGGAATGCTCAGTTATATTTGGCCAAAG gATGATCCAGCGATAAGGCGAAGAGTTCAATTAGCACTAGGTCTTCTAGTTGGTGCAAAAGTTTTGAACGTCACCGtaccatttatattcaaatatgcTATTGACACATTGAATACTCAAATGGTAGCGGTTGGTGGCGAACCTGTACTAAGCATGGCTACAGCTCCCGAAACGGTGGCTACCGTAGGAACGTCCCTACTCATTGGCT atGGAATAGCGCGTGCTGGTGCAGCTGGAATAAATGAACTGCGAAATGCAGTATTTGCCAAGGTGGCGCAGCATTCGATACGTAAAATAGCTAAGAACGTATTTCTCCATTTGCATAACATGGATTTGGCATTTCACTTGGGCAGACAAACGGGCGCCCTTTCCAAG ACAATAGACCGAGGCAGTCGAGGTATAAATTTCGTGCTGACTGCCATGGTGTTCAACGTTGTCCCAACGATATTTGAACTTGCACTAGTGAGTACCATTCTGGGCGTTAAATGCGGGCCCGAGTTTGCTGCCGTTGCTCTGGGGTGCGTAGGAATTTATACAGCTTACACCCTGAGCGTGACACAATGGAGGACAAAGTTTCGGGTGTACATGAATCAAGCTGAAAACGAAGCTGGCAATAAAGCAATTGATTCCCTCATCAATTATGAAACAGTGAAA tatttcaATAACGAACAGTACGAAGCCGACAGATACAAtcaatcattgaaaaaatatgaagcaGCCTCTTTAAAAACTAGTACCAGTTTAGCAATGTTAAATTTTGGACAGCATGCCATATTTAGTGGTGCCTTGAGCTTGATAATGGTTTTGACCGCTAAAAACATAGTCAATG GAACAATGACCGTTGGTGATTTAGTGATGGTCAACGCATTACTATTTCAATTATCAGTTCCACTAGGATTTCTTGGCTCGGTATATCGAGAAGTCAGGCAGGCGCTTATAGATATGCAAACCATGTTCACATTAATGATGATGGACAGTTCAATcaag AATAAGGAAAAGACCATACCTTTTCTTGTTACGCCGAGTACTTCAGAAATCACTTTCAAAAATGTGAACTTCCAATATATTGAAGGAAAACCAATCTTTCAAGATCTGAATTTCACTATTCCAAGTGGTAAAAAAGTTGCTATAGTTGGTGGCTCAGGTTCAGG AAAGTCATCTATTGTTAGATTACTCTATCGGTTCTTTGAACCACAGGAAGGTGACATATACATAAATGGCCAAAATATTCGCGATGTCAATATGGATGATCTTAGAAAATCAATAGCTATTGTACCACag gaTTCTGTGCTCTTTCATGATacgatattttacaatttacatTATGGAAATCTCAGTAGCACTGAAGAAGATGTATATAAGGCAACAGAAATGGCCAATTTGCATGCATCTATTTTGAAATGGCCCAAAGGCTATCAGACTCAAGTCGGAGAACGTGGATTAAAATTAAGTGGAGGTGAGAAACAAAGAGTCGCGATAGCTAGggcaatattgaaaaacagCCCCATCTTGGTATTCGACGAAGCTACGTCTTCTCTAGACTCAATAACGGAACAT AATATTTTGGAGGCTTTAAGGCGTGCAACGGTAGGACGTACATCAATAGTGATCGCGCATCGTTTGTCAACTGTTATGGATGCCGATGAGATTTTAGTCCTGGATGGTGGAAAATTAGTCGAGCAAGGAACACATAGCGAATTAATTGCCAAACCAAATTCCTTGTACAATAGGCTTTGGGAAGCTCAGCACATGGGCatgactaaaaaaaaagttgacgcTAACAATTAA
- the kri gene encoding uracil phosphoribosyltransferase homolog isoform X2, with protein sequence MGSGDTATVINKISSDSGNEIIEEYGPNLRVLPTNNQVKELQTILRDKNTTRSDFKFYADRLIRLVIEESLNQLPFSKCSVTTPTGAKYKGLKYQKGNCGVSIVRSGEAMEQGLRDCCRSIRIGKILVESDVDTHEAKVVYAKFPDDIAERKVLLMYPIMSTGNTVIKAIAVLKEHNVLEENIILSNLFCTPFAAKTLVTAFPKVCNSHQL encoded by the exons ATGGGAAGTGGAGACACGGCAACTGTAATAAATAAGATATCGAGTGACAGTGGCAATGAAATTATCGAAGAGTACGGCCCGAATTTAAGAGTATTACCAACAAATAACCAGGTCAAAGAATTGCAAACTATATTACGTGACAA GAACACAACGAGAAGCGATTTTAAATTCTACGCAGACCGTTTG ATCAGACTTGTCATAGAAGAAAGCCTCAATCAATTaccattttcaaaatgttccgTGACAACGCCGACAGGTGCCAAGTACAAGGGACTCAAATATCAAAAAGGCAATTGTGGCGTGTCTATAGTTAGAAGTGGCGAAGCTATGGAACAG GGTCTCAGGGACTGTTGCCGTAGTATAAGAATTGGTAAAATATTGGTCGAAAGTGATGTTGACACTCATGAGGCTAAAGTTGTCTATGCTAAATTTCCAGACGATATAGCCGAAAGAAAGGTTCTCTTAATGTATCCGATAATGA GTACCGGAAATACTGTGATAAAAGCGATAGCTGTGTTAAAAGAACACAATGTGTTGGAGGAAAATATCATCCTCTCTAATTTATTCTGTACACCATTTGCTGCCAAAACTCTAGTCACTGCCTTCCCTAAGGTATGTAATTCACATCAGTTATAG